One window of the Camelina sativa cultivar DH55 chromosome 1, Cs, whole genome shotgun sequence genome contains the following:
- the LOC104724426 gene encoding galactolipid galactosyltransferase SFR2, chloroplastic, with protein sequence MELVALLIKVAGLLATITVGANAYSYSRFRRQSLSKFRSPIDESKEVLADFNSIEHKEGKFFFGLATAPAHAEDDLDDAWLQFAKETPCSDAEVTDKKAKRKKVKLAVGAITKGLAKNSHGKEDKSAADKPPVKNVAAWHNAPHAEERLKFWSDPDKEVKLAKDTGVTVFRMGIDWSRIMPVEPTKGIKEAVNYEALEHYKWILGRVRSNGMKVMLTLFHHSLPPWAADYGGWKIEKTVDYFMEFTRLVVDSMYDLVDSWVTFNEPHVFTMLTYMCGSWPGNNPDFLEIATSTLPMGVFHRALHWMAVAHSKAYDYIHGKFSLKKPLVGVAHHVSFMRPYGLFDIGAVTITNSLTMFPYIDSICEKLDFIGINYYGQEAVCGAGLKLVETDEYSESGRGVYPDGLYRVLLMFHERYKHLKVPFIITENGVSDETDVIRRPYLIEHLLALYAAMLKGVPVLGYIFWTISDNWEWADGYGPKFGLVAVDRSHNLARTLRSSYHLFSKIVKSGKVTRKDRSLAWNELQKAAKAGKLRPFYRAVDNHSLMYADGLDKPQWRPIVDRDWRFGHYQMDGLQDPLSRVARTLLIWPVIMKKRIRKVKIKHTDDAGLILHPALASPFD encoded by the exons ATGGAATTAGTCGCATTGCTCATAAAGGTCGCCGGTCTTTTGGCCACTATCACCGTCGGAGCCAACGCATACTCCTACTCTCGTTTCCGTCGCCAGAGCCTCTCTAAGTTTCGCTCTCCAATCGACGAATCTAAAGAAGTTCTCGCCGATTTCAATTCCATTG AACACAAGGAAGGCAAATTCTTCTTTGGGTTGGCTACTGCTCCTGCTCATGCTGAGGACGATCTTGATGATGCTTGGCTCCAGTTTGCAAAAGAAACACCATGTTCAGATGCAGAGGTCACTGATAAGAAAGCTAAGAGGAAGAAAGTTAAGCTTGCTGTGGGAGCTATAACCAAAGGTTTGGCGAAGAACTCACATGGGAAAGAAGATAAGTCTGCAGCTGATAAGCCACCCGTTAAAAATGTAGCTGCTTGGCATAACGCTCCCCATGC GGAGGAAAGGCTTAAATTTTGGTCAGATCCTGACAAAGAAGTGAAGCTAGCCAAAGATACTGGCGTTACTGTCTTTAGAATGGGAATCGATTGGTCTAGGATCATGCCAGTAGAGCCTACCAAAGGAATTAAGGAAGCA GTTAACTATGAGGCCCTTGAACACTACAAATGGATACTTGGTAGAGTTCGTTCAAATGGAATGAAGGTGATGCTAACTTTGTTTCATCATTCATTGCCACCTTGGGCTGCTGATTATGGTGGCTGGAAAATAGAGAAGACAGTTGACTACTTTATGGAATTTACCAG GCTTGTTGTGGATTCCATGTACGATTTGGTAGACTCTTGGGTGACATTTAATGAACCCCATGTCTTCACCATGCTTACCTACATGTGTGGATCTTGGCCGGGTAACAACCCTGATTTTCTGGAGATAGCTACATCTACTCTACCTATGGGTGTATTTCATCGAGCCTTACACTGGATGGCTGTTGCTCACTCAAAGGCCTATGACTACATTCACGGGAAATT TTCTTTGAAAAAACCTTTGGTAGGGGTTGCACACCATGTCTCCTTTATGCGACCATATGGGCTCTTTGATATCGGGGCCGTTACTATTACAAATTCTCTCACTATGTTTCCATATATCGATAGCATTTGTGAGAAGTTGGATTTCATAGGCATCAACTACTACGGACAG GAAGCAGTGTGTGGTGCTGGACTAAAGCTTGTAGAGACTGATGAATACAGTGAATCTGGAAGAGGGGTATATCCTGATGGTCTCTACCGCGTGTTGTTGATGTTCCACGAGAGATACAAACATCTGAAAGTTCCTTTCATCATCACAGAAAATGGCGTGTCTGATGAGACAGATGTGATTCGACGACCTTACCTGATCGAGCATCTCCTTGCCCTTTATGCTGCAATGCTTAAG GGTGTCCCTGTGCTTGGTTACATATTCTGGACTATTTCCGACAACTGGGAATGGGCTGATGGATATGGTCCAAAATTTGGACTTGTTGCGGTTGACCGATCCCATAATCTTGCTCGAACCCTTCGGTCGTCGTACCATCTCTTCTCCAAG ATAGTTAAAAGCGGAAAAGTCACTCGTAAAGATCGGTCTCTTGCATGGAACGAACTCCAGAAAGCTGCCAAAGCAGGAAAACTACGGCCATTCTATCGAGCCGTTGATAATCATAGTCTTATGTACGCAG ATGGTCTCGACAAGCCTCAATGGAGACCTATCGTTGACCGTGACTGGCGTTTTGGTCACTACCAAATGGATGGTCTTCAAGACCCGTTGAGTCGCGTGGCTCGAACCCTTCTCATATGGCCGGTTATCATGAAAAAGAGGATAAGAAAAGTGAAGATCAAGCACACTGATGATGCTGGGCTCATTCTACATCCCGCTTTAGCCTCACCCTTTGACTAG
- the LOC104724507 gene encoding DUF724 domain-containing protein 6-like: MMTSDGFWRGGDRVEVERLVSGAKTYFPATVVSTPSVRKNHVLVEHESLMVGGSVRMKEYVIPTRLRPSPPRDLNRRFKAKDEVDVFRDTEGCWVRGNVTTVLGDSRYIVEFKGGNRPEIEVDQVDLRLHREWQHGSWVPSLFQQSNVLEPTPQRIKLKIKIKTRDNQYEKGALVEVRSEEEVYKGSWYCARILCSLGDGKYIVEHLKFSRDDGESLPLRDVVEAQNMRPVHPPQVSHVVCYEPGNEVDVWFNKRWWIGRVSNVLGGGSKYSVFITSRGEEPTVLNFNLRPHKDWINGAWSNTSKSKGECNRPPFKKLKSCERADMMFKDGMMVEVRSDERGYEGSWFSAKIISYLGENRYTVEYQTLKTDDERELLKEEARGSDLRPIPPPLIPKAYRYELYEEVDAWYNEGWWSGRVYTRNHNYTRYGVYFKTNNERLEFAYSDLRPCQVWRNGKWSRA, from the exons ATGATGACGAGCGATGGCTTCTGGCGCGGCGGCGACCGAGTTGAGGTGGAACGACTCGTTTCCGGCGCGAAGACGTACTTTCCGGCGACTGTGGTCAGCACGCCTTCGGTGAGAAAGAATCACGTTTTGGTGGAGCACGAATCCCTAATGGTTGGAGGTTCCGTACGTATGAAGGAGTACGTTATTCCCACGCGCCTTCGCCCATCTCCGCCGCGTGACCTCAACCGACGGTTCAAAGCTAAAGATGAGGTTGACGTCTTCAGAGACACCGAGGGTTGCTGGGTTAGAGGCAATGTCACGACCGTACTTGGAGATTCAAGGTACATTGTGGAGTTTAAAGGGGGAAATCGTCCAGAGATAGAGGTTGATCAGGTCGATTTGAGGCTGCACCGTGAATGGCAACATGGTTCGTGGGTTCCCTCTCTTTTTCAACAG agCAATGTTTTGGAACCGACTCCCCAACGTATTAAACTGAAGATAAAAATCAAGACAAGAGACAATCAATATGAGAAGGGAGCTCTTGTGGAAGtcagaagtgaagaagaagtttacAAGGGTTCTTGGTATTGTGCACGTATACTTTGTTCATTAGGTGACGGTAAGTACATTGTTGAGCACTTGAAATTTAGTAGAGATGACGGTGAGTCGCTCCCATTGAGAGATGTTGTAGAAGCACAGAACATGAGACCAGTTCACCCTCCCCAAGTTTCTCATGTTGTGTGCTATGAACCAGGGAATGAAGTTGATGTTTGGTTCAACAAACGGTGGTGGATTGGTCGTGTTTCCAATGTTCTCGGAGGAGGTTCCAAGTATTCTGTTTTTATCACCTCAAGAGGGGAAGAACCGACAGTGCTAAATTTCAACTTAAGGCCCCACAAAGATTGGATCAATGGAGCATGGAGTAATACTTCCAAATCCAAG GGAGAATGTAACAGACCTCCATTTAAGAAGCTCAAATCCTGTGAGAGAGCAGATATGATGTTTAAAGATGGAATGATGGTGGAAGTTAGAAGCGATGAACGAGGTTACGAAGGCTCATGGTTCTCTGCGAAGATCATAAGTTACTTAGGGGAAAACAGATACACAGTGGAGTATCAAACACTGAAAACAGATGATGAAAGAGAGTTGTTGAAGGAAGAAGCAAGAGGTTCAGATTTAAGACCTATTCCTCCTCCGCTGATTCCAAAGGCATATCGATATGAATTGTATGAAGAGGTGGATGCTTGGTACAATGAAGGATGGTGGTCTGGTCGAGTCTATACGAGAAATCACAACTACACGAGATACGGTGTCTACTTCAAGACGAATAATGAGAGATTGGAGTTTGCTTACAGTGATCTAAGGCCTTGCCAAGTGTGGAGAAACGGAAAGTGGAGTCGTGCTTAA